TTCCCAACCCAAAGGTTGTTCTGAATACGAAGGAGCAGAATTGCTATTGCAGGAAAAAAGCGCTATCAAAATTGATAGCGCCAGTAAACTTCTATTGATCATATATTTAATTAAGTCAGACTATTACATCTACTTTTCTGTAGGCTTCTATTAAGGCTTTTTCACCTTCAACACCCGGTTTGGCATTACCATGCTCCATCCCCATCACGCCTTTGTAACCTTTCTCGTGGATGTATTTGAATACATTGCTGTAATTGATTTCTCCCGTAGTTGGTTCCTTTCGGCCAGGATTATCTCCGATTTGTATGTAGGCAATCTCCTCCCAGGTCCGTTCCATATTGGCGATCAGATTACCTTCGTTACGCTGCATGTGATACACATCATAAAGAATCTTGCAGGCCGGGCTATCCACTGCCTTGCAAATGGCATAAGATTGATCCGCATGGCGAAGGAATAAATCCGGATTATCACTGAGCGGTTCCATGACCATCACCAGCCCTTCTTTTTCCAAAACCTCTGCTCCCCGCTTATAGGCTTCTATGACATTGCCCGTCTGCACACCCATAGGTAGATTTCTTTCGAAGTAACCCGGCACCACAGTCATCCACTTGGCTCCTACACGCTTGGCTACTTCCACTGATTTTTTGCAAGTCTCCACAAACAAATCTTCATGTTCTTTCTTCCCCGTGGTCAGAGAAGTCTTCCAGTTTTCGCCTCCATCTATCACAAATACGCCCATTCTCAT
This genomic window from Algoriphagus sp. TR-M9 contains:
- a CDS encoding hydroxypyruvate isomerase family protein produces the protein MERRGFIKKVGLGGTLLGASGAMSFSSFAKGKAEPTFNMDFAPHFGMFRNSAPGGIVDELKFMADQGFRSLEDNGMLGRSVEDQNLIGKTLESLGMRMGVFVIDGGENWKTSLTTGKKEHEDLFVETCKKSVEVAKRVGAKWMTVVPGYFERNLPMGVQTGNVIEAYKRGAEVLEKEGLVMVMEPLSDNPDLFLRHADQSYAICKAVDSPACKILYDVYHMQRNEGNLIANMERTWEEIAYIQIGDNPGRKEPTTGEINYSNVFKYIHEKGYKGVMGMEHGNAKPGVEGEKALIEAYRKVDVIV